From a region of the Pseudoxanthobacter soli DSM 19599 genome:
- a CDS encoding ABC transporter permease produces MNAAGSRIAGRVVLGLLFTFLYLPIAVLVALSFNEAGLPTVWSGFSTRWYGALMQNVDILSAARHTLIVAVAATAISTVLGTLLALGLETRARKSRGLEALVFAPMIIPDIVLAVSLLSFFSWLDVTMGLHTIIVSHVVFDLAFVSAVVRARLKSFDFSIVEASRDLGASSFTTFRRITLPVILPAVIAGAMLAFTLSVDEFIIAFFTAGAGRDSITLPMQIYSMIRFGVTPEINALATLVMGFSIAVLVISQRFNKGGLLP; encoded by the coding sequence ATGAACGCCGCCGGCAGCCGCATCGCCGGGCGCGTGGTGCTCGGCCTCCTGTTCACCTTCCTCTATCTGCCGATCGCGGTGCTGGTGGCGCTCTCGTTCAACGAGGCCGGCCTGCCGACGGTCTGGTCGGGCTTCTCGACGCGCTGGTACGGCGCGCTGATGCAGAATGTCGACATCCTCTCGGCCGCGCGGCACACCCTGATCGTGGCGGTCGCCGCGACCGCGATCTCCACCGTGCTCGGCACCCTGCTCGCGCTGGGACTGGAGACGCGCGCCCGCAAGAGCCGCGGGCTCGAGGCGCTGGTGTTCGCGCCGATGATCATTCCCGACATCGTGCTGGCGGTGTCGCTGCTGTCGTTCTTCTCCTGGCTCGACGTCACGATGGGGCTTCACACCATCATCGTCAGCCACGTCGTGTTCGATCTCGCCTTCGTCTCCGCCGTGGTGCGGGCGCGGCTGAAATCGTTCGACTTCTCCATCGTCGAGGCCTCGCGCGATCTCGGCGCCTCGTCGTTCACCACCTTCCGGCGCATCACGCTGCCGGTGATCCTGCCGGCGGTGATCGCGGGGGCGATGCTCGCCTTCACGCTGTCCGTCGACGAATTCATCATCGCCTTCTTCACCGCCGGTGCCGGCCGGGATTCGATCACCCTTCCCATGCAGATCTATTCGATGATCCGTTTCGGCGTCACGCCGGAGATCAATGCGCTCGCCACCCTCGTCATGGGGTTCAGCATCGCCGTGCTGGTGATCTCGCAGCGCTTCAACAAGGGAGGGCTGCTGCCGTGA
- a CDS encoding ABC transporter ATP-binding protein, with protein sequence MSVGPVPIVLSIDNVVKRYGSATAVAGISLDIRENEFFALLGPSGCGKTTLLRMLAGFETPTAGRILIDGVDVAPVPPNRRPVNLMFQSYALFPHMSVRANIAYGLEMEGLKRAEIKARVDAILETTHLAPLADRRPEQLSGGQRQRVALARALVKRPRVLLLDEPLGALDKKLREAMQIELKRLQHEVGITFVMVTHDQEEALVMADRMAVLKDGRLLQCDGPHAIYEQPADRFVADFIGVMNFADGTAAVDGLTAKDGTAIRGERPAGLAPGAAAVAAVRPERLKLGAEGADNRAAGRIEAVAYHGLDLQLHVRTALSPKPFLVRLTADAADRRPVAIGEDVVLGWSAADTRLFPA encoded by the coding sequence GTGAGCGTCGGACCCGTTCCCATCGTGCTTTCCATCGACAACGTGGTGAAGCGCTACGGCAGCGCCACGGCGGTCGCGGGCATCTCGCTCGACATCCGCGAGAACGAGTTCTTCGCCCTGCTCGGGCCCTCCGGCTGCGGCAAGACCACGCTTCTCAGGATGCTCGCCGGGTTCGAGACGCCGACCGCCGGCCGCATCCTGATCGACGGCGTCGACGTCGCCCCGGTGCCGCCGAACCGGCGGCCGGTGAACCTGATGTTCCAGTCCTACGCGCTGTTCCCGCACATGAGCGTGCGCGCCAACATCGCCTACGGGCTGGAGATGGAGGGACTGAAGCGGGCCGAGATCAAGGCCCGCGTCGACGCCATCCTGGAGACGACGCACCTCGCGCCGCTCGCCGACCGGCGGCCGGAGCAGCTTTCCGGCGGCCAGCGCCAGCGCGTCGCGCTCGCCCGCGCCCTCGTCAAGCGGCCGCGGGTGCTGCTGCTCGACGAACCGCTCGGCGCGCTCGACAAGAAGCTGCGCGAGGCGATGCAGATCGAGCTGAAGCGGCTCCAGCACGAAGTCGGCATCACCTTCGTCATGGTCACCCACGACCAGGAGGAAGCGCTGGTGATGGCCGACCGCATGGCCGTGCTGAAGGATGGCCGGCTTCTGCAGTGCGACGGTCCCCACGCCATCTACGAACAGCCCGCCGACCGCTTCGTCGCCGATTTCATCGGCGTGATGAACTTCGCAGACGGCACCGCCGCCGTTGACGGCCTGACGGCCAAGGACGGCACGGCGATCCGCGGCGAGCGGCCCGCCGGCCTCGCGCCCGGCGCCGCCGCCGTCGCCGCGGTGCGGCCGGAGCGGCTGAAGCTCGGCGCCGAGGGGGCCGACAACCGCGCCGCCGGCCGCATCGAGGCGGTCGCCTATCACGGCCTCGACCTGCAGCTTCACGTGCGCACGGCGCTGTCGCCCAAACCGTTCCTGGTGCGGCTGACGGCGGATGCCGCCGACCGCCGCCCGGTCGCGATCGGCGAGGACGTCGTCCTCGGCTGGAGCGCCGCCGATACCCGCCTGTTTCCGGCCTGA
- a CDS encoding nucleotide disphospho-sugar-binding domain-containing protein, which yields MAQKTIAFFPEAAFGPALNSVGIAQAVEALGHKAVFLSDPGFVEVYEGYGFKAYPVNLSEPMPADQMAKFWEDFINGHIPNFRKSPYDQIDNYVKDCWTAIVDSAKWAEKDLPGVLAEVKPDLICVDNVILFPAIKQFGKPWVRIISCSENEIEDDAIPPHLSGCAENDHEGHARYRARFNEVIKPIHDDFNGFLAACGEDAYPIGQFFEASPFMNLLLYPEAVKFNRSHPLPANRFQYLEGCVRAEKPYEVPTFAANNDKPLLYVSFGSLGSGDVDLLKRIIETVGKLPYRALVNVGGYKDQYDDVPANVIIDSWFPQPSVIPQVDAVIHHGGNNSFTECLYFGKPAIIMPYVWDGHDNATRVQETGHGFKMPRYDWTDADLAEKLAACVNDPAMKAKLAATSASMQSQNGPAKAAAILDTLVKGETFHG from the coding sequence ATGGCACAGAAGACCATCGCCTTCTTTCCCGAGGCCGCGTTCGGCCCGGCGCTCAACTCGGTCGGCATCGCCCAGGCCGTGGAAGCGCTCGGCCACAAGGCCGTGTTCCTCTCCGATCCCGGCTTCGTCGAGGTCTACGAGGGTTACGGCTTCAAGGCCTATCCGGTGAACCTGTCGGAGCCGATGCCGGCCGACCAGATGGCGAAGTTCTGGGAGGACTTCATCAACGGCCACATCCCGAACTTCCGCAAGTCGCCCTACGACCAGATCGACAACTACGTGAAGGACTGCTGGACCGCGATCGTCGACAGCGCCAAGTGGGCCGAGAAGGACCTGCCGGGCGTGCTGGCCGAGGTGAAGCCGGATCTGATCTGCGTCGACAACGTGATCCTGTTCCCGGCGATCAAGCAGTTCGGCAAGCCGTGGGTGCGCATCATCTCGTGCTCCGAGAACGAGATCGAGGACGACGCCATTCCGCCGCACCTCTCCGGCTGCGCCGAGAACGACCACGAAGGCCACGCCCGCTACCGCGCCCGCTTCAACGAGGTGATCAAGCCGATCCACGACGACTTCAACGGCTTCCTGGCCGCGTGCGGCGAGGACGCCTATCCGATCGGCCAGTTCTTCGAAGCCTCGCCGTTCATGAACCTGCTGCTCTATCCCGAGGCGGTGAAGTTCAACCGGTCGCATCCTTTGCCGGCAAACCGGTTCCAATATCTCGAAGGCTGCGTCCGCGCGGAGAAGCCCTACGAGGTGCCGACCTTCGCCGCCAACAACGACAAGCCGCTGCTCTATGTCTCGTTCGGCAGCCTCGGGTCAGGCGACGTCGACCTTCTGAAGCGCATCATCGAGACCGTCGGCAAGCTGCCCTACCGCGCCCTCGTCAATGTCGGCGGCTACAAGGACCAGTACGACGACGTGCCGGCGAACGTGATCATCGACAGCTGGTTCCCGCAGCCCTCGGTGATCCCGCAGGTCGACGCGGTGATCCACCACGGCGGCAACAACTCGTTCACGGAGTGCCTCTATTTCGGCAAGCCGGCGATCATCATGCCCTATGTGTGGGACGGCCACGACAACGCCACCCGCGTGCAGGAAACCGGCCACGGCTTCAAGATGCCGCGCTACGACTGGACCGACGCCGACCTCGCCGAGAAGCTCGCCGCCTGCGTCAACGATCCGGCGATGAAGGCGAAGCTCGCCGCGACCTCCGCCTCGATGCAGTCCCAGAACGGGCCGGCCAAGGCCGCCGCCATCCTCGACACGCTGGTGAAGGGGGAGACGTTCCATGGCTGA
- a CDS encoding cupin domain-containing protein, whose protein sequence is MADAPATLASTAPHLYNATAFGDLVDWGVQPDAIEPGSHSSGRLLYKGPNNQPESGLWVCTPGRWRLSIPRDELCHFVSGRATYRRDDGEMIEVEAGTVVMFPAGWTGECTVHETMRNLYMLV, encoded by the coding sequence ATGGCTGACGCGCCCGCAACGCTCGCCTCGACGGCGCCGCACCTCTACAACGCCACCGCCTTCGGCGACCTCGTCGACTGGGGCGTGCAGCCCGACGCCATCGAGCCCGGCTCGCATTCGAGCGGACGGCTTCTCTACAAGGGCCCGAACAACCAGCCGGAATCGGGCCTGTGGGTCTGCACCCCCGGCCGCTGGCGGCTCTCGATCCCGCGCGACGAGCTGTGCCACTTCGTCTCCGGCCGGGCCACCTACCGCCGCGACGACGGCGAGATGATCGAGGTCGAGGCGGGAACGGTGGTGATGTTCCCCGCCGGCTGGACGGGCGAATGCACCGTCCACGAGACCATGCGCAATCTCTACATGCTGGTCTGA
- a CDS encoding cupin domain-containing protein, which produces MTTPVLKNPLDVTDLVDWGVIPTMIEGQSHTSGKLLHKGPEGRSECGIWVCTPGKWVCHVTRDEFCHFLSGRCTYVHDNGEVIEIEPDTAAFFPQDWKGVCTVHETVRKVYMIR; this is translated from the coding sequence ATGACGACACCCGTTCTGAAGAACCCGCTCGACGTGACCGACCTCGTGGACTGGGGCGTGATCCCCACCATGATCGAGGGCCAGTCACACACCTCCGGCAAGCTGCTGCACAAGGGGCCGGAAGGCCGCTCCGAATGCGGCATCTGGGTGTGCACGCCCGGCAAGTGGGTCTGCCACGTCACCCGCGACGAGTTCTGCCACTTCCTCTCCGGCCGCTGCACCTATGTGCACGACAACGGCGAGGTGATCGAGATCGAGCCGGACACCGCCGCCTTCTTCCCGCAGGACTGGAAGGGCGTCTGCACCGTGCATGAGACGGTGCGCAAGGTCTACATGATCCGCTGA
- a CDS encoding aminoglycoside phosphotransferase family protein: MSATSSKAGETGEDARAAERRRFVEAAGYDPATIVALPADASPRRYFRLAGAVPPRLVMDVVPGSADFPPFLAIAAHLNALGLSAPRVFAHDLDRGLAVIEDFGSDTFTRLIAAGRPEAPLYELAIDALAALHDAPGGLDIDVPLYDFGPLDEELGMFTGWFVPQAAPSTDADAFAKAFMALWHRALADVATRREALVLRDYHVDNLMVIPDRTGVAACGLLDFQDALAGAAAYDLVSLTQDARRDLAPGLEEALVARYLAARPGLDRNRFMADYWLLAAHRHTKIAGNFERLSKRDGKHGYLVHIPRVLRLLDAALDRAGLSDIRALMDGALPGWRAHAPVPPAGA, from the coding sequence ATGTCCGCGACATCGAGCAAGGCCGGCGAGACCGGAGAGGACGCGCGGGCCGCCGAACGCCGCCGCTTCGTGGAAGCGGCGGGCTACGACCCAGCCACGATCGTCGCCCTGCCGGCGGACGCCTCGCCGCGGCGTTATTTCCGCCTCGCCGGCGCGGTGCCGCCGCGCCTGGTGATGGACGTGGTGCCGGGTTCGGCGGACTTCCCGCCCTTCCTCGCCATCGCCGCCCATCTCAACGCGCTCGGGCTGTCGGCGCCCCGGGTGTTCGCGCACGACCTCGACCGCGGCCTTGCCGTGATCGAGGATTTCGGCTCGGACACCTTCACCCGCCTGATCGCCGCCGGGCGGCCGGAGGCGCCGCTCTACGAACTCGCCATCGACGCCCTTGCCGCCCTGCACGACGCGCCGGGCGGGCTCGACATCGACGTGCCGCTCTACGATTTCGGCCCGCTCGACGAAGAGCTCGGCATGTTTACCGGCTGGTTCGTGCCGCAGGCGGCGCCCTCGACCGATGCGGATGCCTTCGCGAAGGCGTTCATGGCGCTGTGGCACCGCGCGCTCGCCGACGTGGCGACCCGGCGCGAGGCTCTGGTGCTGCGCGACTATCACGTCGACAATCTGATGGTGATCCCGGACCGCACCGGCGTCGCCGCCTGCGGCCTGCTCGATTTCCAGGACGCGCTGGCCGGCGCCGCCGCCTACGACCTCGTGTCGCTCACCCAGGATGCGCGGCGCGACCTCGCTCCGGGCCTCGAGGAGGCGCTCGTCGCGCGCTATCTCGCGGCGCGGCCCGGCCTCGACCGGAACCGGTTCATGGCCGATTACTGGCTGCTCGCGGCCCACCGCCACACCAAGATCGCCGGCAATTTCGAGCGCCTCTCCAAGCGCGACGGCAAGCACGGCTATCTCGTCCACATCCCCCGCGTGCTCAGGCTGCTCGATGCCGCGCTCGACCGTGCGGGGCTTTCCGACATCCGCGCCCTGATGGACGGCGCGCTGCCCGGCTGGCGGGCGCACGCGCCCGTTCCCCCGGCCGGCGCCTGA
- a CDS encoding aldehyde dehydrogenase family protein, producing the protein MYDPQKPVHFLNPRFEPSGGAVTEVRDPATLAPVGRFAETAPDEIGRVLGRVRAAQAEWAKLDAKSRATALHRLANAIEQADLRTCAELMTREMGKPYPEAIGEIANCAGVFRYYAELARDEAGKVAGTTQTGSFQHVRYEPLGVSVHIMPFNFPILLMCWTVAASLAAGNGCVVKPAPATTLSTLEFMKLFSVLPEGLVACLPGGAAVAEALIASDDTHAVAFTGSVAAGRAVAAAAAARMKPAVIEAGGSDPMIVTAHAPIDVAAAGAVTAAFHLSGQVCTSAERFYVVDGVHDAFIEAFARETRRLRIGHGLDRSEIGPMVSEAARAKVMRLVDDAVAKGARVVTGGRIPPSQPTGWFYEPTILTGTTHDMAIMREECFGPVAAVCRVADFDEAIRLANDSPFGLGASVFTTSLEEAMEAADRLEAGMVWVNNPLIDNDALPFGGWKASGLGRELGRQGLDAFRRSKMVVIDHKPVIQGWWYPYPDEWFHDAGGRKHA; encoded by the coding sequence ATGTACGACCCGCAGAAGCCGGTCCATTTCCTCAATCCGCGGTTCGAGCCTTCGGGCGGCGCCGTGACCGAGGTTCGCGACCCCGCGACGCTCGCCCCCGTCGGCCGCTTCGCCGAGACCGCGCCGGACGAGATCGGCCGCGTGCTCGGCCGCGTCCGGGCGGCGCAGGCGGAATGGGCGAAGCTCGACGCCAAGTCGCGCGCGACCGCGCTGCACCGGCTCGCCAACGCCATCGAGCAGGCGGATCTTCGCACCTGCGCCGAGCTGATGACGCGGGAGATGGGCAAGCCCTATCCGGAGGCCATCGGCGAGATCGCCAACTGCGCCGGCGTGTTCCGCTATTATGCCGAACTGGCGCGGGACGAGGCCGGCAAGGTGGCCGGCACGACCCAGACGGGCTCGTTCCAGCATGTGCGTTACGAGCCTCTCGGCGTCAGCGTCCACATCATGCCGTTCAACTTCCCCATCCTGCTGATGTGCTGGACGGTGGCGGCCTCCCTGGCGGCGGGCAATGGCTGCGTGGTGAAGCCCGCACCGGCCACGACGCTGTCGACGCTCGAGTTCATGAAGCTGTTCTCGGTGCTGCCGGAAGGCCTCGTCGCCTGCCTGCCGGGCGGCGCCGCCGTCGCCGAAGCGCTGATCGCCTCCGACGACACCCATGCCGTCGCCTTCACCGGCTCGGTCGCGGCCGGCCGCGCGGTCGCCGCCGCCGCCGCCGCCCGGATGAAGCCCGCCGTGATCGAGGCCGGCGGCAGCGATCCGATGATCGTGACGGCCCACGCGCCGATCGACGTCGCGGCGGCGGGTGCCGTCACCGCCGCGTTCCATCTTTCCGGGCAGGTCTGCACCTCCGCGGAACGGTTCTACGTGGTCGACGGGGTGCACGACGCCTTCATCGAGGCGTTCGCCCGCGAGACGCGCCGCCTGCGCATCGGCCACGGGCTCGACCGCTCCGAGATCGGCCCGATGGTGAGCGAGGCGGCCCGCGCCAAGGTGATGCGCCTCGTCGACGACGCCGTCGCGAAGGGCGCGCGGGTCGTGACCGGCGGCCGCATTCCGCCGTCGCAGCCGACCGGATGGTTCTACGAGCCGACGATCCTGACCGGCACCACCCACGACATGGCGATCATGCGCGAGGAGTGCTTCGGCCCGGTCGCCGCGGTCTGCCGCGTCGCCGATTTCGACGAGGCGATCCGGCTCGCCAACGACAGCCCGTTCGGCCTCGGCGCCTCGGTGTTCACCACCTCGCTGGAAGAGGCGATGGAGGCGGCCGACCGGCTCGAAGCCGGCATGGTGTGGGTCAACAACCCGCTGATCGACAACGACGCGCTGCCGTTCGGCGGCTGGAAGGCCTCCGGGCTCGGCCGCGAACTCGGCCGCCAGGGGCTCGACGCCTTCCGCCGCTCCAAGATGGTGGTGATCGACCACAAGCCGGTCATCCAGGGCTGGTGGTACCCCTATCCCGACGAGTGGTTCCACGACGCCGGCGGGCGAAAGCACGCCTGA
- a CDS encoding saccharopine dehydrogenase family protein, translated as MNITILGGAGLMGAGIVRDLLSDRAIVPIETVRVCDASPERMDALKAELGDARIATFPLDVTDDSRLAEALAGADICINAVPTLLGHQMRIFEAALSARVPYVDLGGLGVFTVKQIAEHARFEAAGVTAVVGVGSDPGMSNVLCRAVADELDTIDRINLYWAAELEGPENPVLVPPYSISTVLAEYAQPSTQFLDGRHVECAPLTGTEEIELPAPWGRCSFMYSPHSEQLTVPLAEGIREKGIREFTWKLHLPHREHEAWVGLVKAGFGVNNDPVTVGGVSVKPLDVLSAVISRNIAENRDRIPEQQGSEIHFAIGRGTRGGKPATVRCEVVITPDPLYDGYVDAGTSMNASIAAQLILAQPKRPGVFAPESYFDVPSYMRELEKRHFKVRTTVED; from the coding sequence ATGAACATCACCATTCTCGGCGGCGCCGGCCTGATGGGCGCCGGCATCGTGCGCGACCTTCTTTCCGACCGGGCGATCGTGCCGATCGAAACGGTGCGGGTGTGCGACGCCTCGCCCGAGCGGATGGACGCGCTCAAGGCCGAGCTCGGCGATGCGCGCATCGCGACGTTCCCGCTGGACGTGACAGACGATTCCCGCCTCGCGGAGGCGCTCGCCGGCGCCGATATCTGCATCAACGCCGTGCCGACGCTGCTCGGCCACCAGATGCGCATCTTCGAGGCGGCGCTTTCCGCCCGCGTTCCCTATGTCGATCTCGGCGGCCTCGGCGTGTTCACGGTGAAGCAGATCGCCGAGCACGCCCGCTTCGAGGCGGCCGGTGTGACGGCGGTGGTCGGCGTCGGCTCGGACCCCGGCATGTCGAACGTGCTGTGCCGGGCGGTGGCCGACGAACTCGACACCATCGACCGCATCAACCTCTACTGGGCGGCGGAACTCGAGGGACCGGAGAACCCGGTGCTGGTGCCGCCCTATTCGATCTCCACCGTGCTGGCCGAATACGCCCAGCCGAGCACGCAGTTCCTGGACGGCCGGCACGTGGAATGCGCGCCGCTGACCGGCACAGAGGAGATCGAGCTGCCGGCGCCGTGGGGCCGCTGCAGCTTCATGTATTCCCCCCATTCCGAGCAGCTCACCGTGCCCTTGGCGGAAGGCATCCGCGAGAAGGGCATCCGCGAGTTCACCTGGAAGCTCCACCTGCCCCACCGCGAGCACGAAGCCTGGGTCGGGCTCGTCAAGGCCGGGTTCGGCGTCAACAACGATCCCGTCACCGTCGGCGGGGTTTCGGTGAAGCCGCTCGACGTGCTGAGCGCCGTCATCAGCCGCAACATCGCCGAGAACCGCGACCGCATTCCCGAGCAGCAGGGCAGCGAGATCCACTTCGCCATCGGCCGCGGCACCCGCGGCGGCAAGCCGGCGACGGTGCGCTGCGAGGTCGTGATCACGCCCGATCCGCTCTATGACGGCTATGTCGATGCCGGCACCTCGATGAACGCCTCCATCGCCGCGCAGCTCATCCTCGCCCAGCCGAAGCGGCCGGGCGTGTTCGCGCCGGAATCCTATTTCGACGTGCCGAGCTACATGCGCGAACTGGAAAAGCGCCACTTCAAGGTGCGCACCACCGTCGAGGACTGA
- a CDS encoding aldehyde dehydrogenase family protein — MPKALYIDGAWVEPAEGGRFAVIDPATEQPIAEVAAATAADVDRAVKAARRAFDAGPWPRLSGGERAAVLRAIAEGIRARLGELAAIEVADNGKPLPEAEWDIGDAAGCFEFYAGLAETFDATREEAIALPDARFRSTAVKEPVGVVGAIIPWNYPLLMAAWKVAPALAAGCTIVLKPSELTPLTALELADIADKAGLPAGVLNVVTGFGAAAGQPLADHPGVDKLAFTGSVPTGSRVMQAAARDIKRVSLELGGKSPFLVFADSDVEKAVEWIMFGIFWNQGQVCSATSRVLVERPLYDAVVARLVAESRRITIGNGREAGVLLGPLVSAGQYAKVTAAIERGVAEGARLAAGGKRPAHLPTGYFIEPAVFVDTPPESSVWREEIFGPVVCLAPFDTEDEAIRSANDSPFGLAAAVMSDDLARCERVAAKLRAGIVWINCSQPTFTEAPWGGFKQSGIGRELGRWGFENYLEVKQITRFETAEKWGWYIK; from the coding sequence ATGCCGAAGGCGCTTTATATCGACGGAGCGTGGGTGGAGCCCGCGGAGGGCGGCCGGTTCGCGGTGATCGACCCGGCGACGGAACAGCCGATCGCCGAGGTGGCGGCGGCGACCGCCGCCGATGTCGACAGGGCCGTGAAGGCGGCCCGCCGCGCCTTCGACGCGGGGCCCTGGCCCCGTCTTTCCGGCGGGGAACGCGCGGCGGTGCTGCGCGCCATCGCCGAGGGCATCCGCGCCCGGCTCGGCGAACTCGCCGCCATCGAGGTGGCCGACAACGGCAAGCCGCTGCCCGAGGCGGAGTGGGACATCGGCGACGCCGCCGGCTGCTTCGAGTTCTATGCCGGCCTCGCCGAGACCTTCGACGCCACGCGGGAGGAAGCCATCGCGCTGCCCGACGCGCGGTTCCGCTCGACCGCCGTCAAGGAGCCGGTGGGCGTGGTCGGCGCCATCATCCCGTGGAACTATCCGCTGCTGATGGCGGCGTGGAAGGTGGCGCCCGCCCTCGCGGCCGGCTGCACCATCGTGCTGAAGCCGTCCGAGCTGACGCCGCTGACGGCGCTCGAACTCGCCGACATCGCGGACAAGGCCGGGCTTCCCGCCGGCGTGCTCAACGTCGTCACCGGGTTCGGCGCGGCGGCGGGACAGCCGCTCGCCGACCATCCCGGCGTCGACAAGCTCGCCTTCACCGGCTCGGTGCCGACCGGCTCGCGGGTGATGCAGGCGGCGGCGCGCGACATCAAGCGCGTCAGCCTCGAACTCGGCGGCAAGTCGCCGTTCCTGGTGTTTGCCGACAGCGATGTCGAGAAGGCCGTCGAATGGATCATGTTCGGCATCTTCTGGAACCAGGGACAGGTGTGTTCCGCGACCTCCCGCGTGCTGGTGGAGCGGCCGCTCTATGACGCCGTCGTCGCGCGCCTCGTCGCCGAGAGCCGCCGGATCACCATCGGCAACGGCCGGGAAGCCGGCGTGCTGCTCGGCCCGCTCGTCTCGGCCGGGCAATATGCCAAGGTCACGGCCGCCATCGAACGCGGCGTCGCCGAGGGCGCGCGGCTCGCGGCGGGCGGCAAGCGGCCGGCGCACCTGCCGACCGGCTATTTCATCGAGCCCGCGGTGTTCGTCGACACCCCGCCCGAGAGCAGCGTGTGGCGGGAGGAGATCTTCGGCCCCGTGGTTTGCCTCGCGCCGTTCGACACCGAGGACGAGGCGATCCGCAGCGCCAACGACAGCCCGTTCGGGCTTGCGGCGGCGGTGATGTCGGACGACCTCGCGCGCTGCGAACGGGTGGCGGCGAAGCTGCGCGCCGGCATCGTCTGGATCAATTGCTCGCAGCCGACTTTCACCGAAGCGCCCTGGGGCGGCTTCAAGCAATCCGGCATCGGCCGCGAACTCGGCCGCTGGGGCTTCGAGAACTATCTCGAAGTGAAGCAGATCACCCGCTTCGAAACCGCCGAAAAGTGGGGCTGGTACATCAAGTAA
- a CDS encoding gamma-glutamylcyclotransferase produces the protein MNDPLNPPQPAGLPNEAGPALAWEPGDLWVFGYGSLMWRPGFAFESVAVARLGGFHRSLCVFSHVHRGTPAQPGLVLGLDRGGSCIGRAFRVAPERRAETVDYLREREQATAVYLERHVPLRLQDGTRVTALVYVADRRHPQYAGVLALEEQLRLVRQGAGISGHNRDYVLSTVASLADLGIRDPHLSWLADRLRLSGGDGSGGETVAPARA, from the coding sequence ATGAACGATCCGCTCAATCCCCCGCAGCCCGCCGGCCTCCCGAACGAGGCGGGACCGGCCCTCGCCTGGGAGCCGGGCGATCTGTGGGTATTCGGCTACGGCTCGCTGATGTGGCGCCCGGGCTTCGCGTTCGAATCCGTGGCCGTCGCCCGGCTTGGCGGCTTCCACCGGTCGCTGTGCGTGTTTTCCCATGTGCATCGCGGCACGCCGGCCCAGCCGGGGCTGGTGCTCGGGCTCGATCGCGGCGGCTCCTGCATCGGCCGCGCCTTCCGCGTCGCGCCGGAGCGGCGGGCGGAAACCGTCGATTATCTGCGCGAGCGGGAACAGGCGACGGCGGTCTATCTCGAACGGCACGTTCCGCTGCGGCTGCAGGACGGCACCCGCGTCACCGCGCTCGTCTATGTCGCCGACCGCCGCCATCCGCAATATGCCGGCGTGCTGGCGCTGGAGGAACAACTGCGCCTCGTGCGCCAGGGCGCCGGCATCTCCGGCCACAATCGCGATTACGTGCTGTCGACGGTCGCCTCGCTCGCCGATCTCGGCATCCGCGACCCGCACCTGTCCTGGCTCGCCGACCGCCTGCGGCTTTCGGGCGGGGACGGCTCAGGCGGCGAAACCGTCGCGCCCGCGCGGGCCTGA